In a single window of the Hydrogenobaculum sp. 3684 genome:
- a CDS encoding FkbM family methyltransferase: protein MSLYKSIKTAIIYGAGKGGAITYQHLVENGIEVIAFIDDFKSGEYFGKPIIKLEDLNKYKADAYFIGTAESIKKIKDWVEKLSRFVDRGKIMVSNVPASDRFGNRITTMSPPHDIKLYTDIFEENDFKRDLIEHFDELKEANKNTSQKFISFEEVYKLFNMYSKYVANTHEEDYAYPDINFDVEEGDVVFDCGANSSKDAYINCLYFAKKAGKNGKVYAFEPIPRIYNELLEDVKGFENIIPVNKGVSDRKQTVYFKDLGGGSRIDTAGDIEVELISIDEFVKEHNIPKVDFIKMDIEGAELDALKGAINTIKTFKPKLAICIYHKPEHFYEIPTFIKSIVPEYKIWLLNNESPTDFWGGTKVFCKV, encoded by the coding sequence ATGAGTTTATACAAAAGTATCAAGACCGCTATCATATACGGGGCTGGCAAAGGCGGGGCTATTACATATCAACATCTTGTAGAAAATGGTATAGAAGTAATAGCTTTTATAGATGATTTTAAAAGCGGAGAATACTTTGGAAAACCTATTATAAAACTTGAAGATTTGAACAAGTACAAAGCAGATGCTTATTTTATAGGAACTGCGGAGAGCATTAAAAAGATAAAAGACTGGGTTGAAAAGTTGTCAAGGTTTGTGGATAGGGGTAAGATAATGGTTTCTAATGTTCCAGCTTCCGATAGATTTGGCAATAGAATTACTACTATGAGCCCACCCCATGATATTAAATTGTATACTGATATATTTGAAGAAAATGATTTTAAAAGAGATTTGATAGAGCATTTTGACGAGCTTAAAGAAGCTAATAAGAATACTAGTCAAAAATTTATATCTTTTGAAGAGGTTTATAAACTATTCAATATGTATTCAAAGTATGTTGCCAATACTCACGAAGAAGATTACGCTTACCCAGATATAAACTTTGATGTAGAAGAAGGTGATGTAGTATTTGATTGCGGGGCAAACTCTTCAAAAGATGCTTATATAAACTGTTTATATTTTGCTAAAAAAGCTGGTAAAAATGGAAAAGTTTATGCTTTTGAACCAATACCAAGGATATACAATGAGCTTTTAGAAGATGTAAAAGGTTTTGAAAATATAATACCTGTAAATAAAGGTGTTTCTGACAGAAAACAGACAGTTTATTTTAAAGATTTAGGAGGGGGATCAAGGATAGACACTGCTGGAGATATAGAAGTAGAGCTTATATCTATAGATGAGTTTGTAAAAGAGCACAACATACCAAAAGTGGATTTTATAAAGATGGACATAGAAGGCGCTGAGCTCGATGCTCTAAAAGGAGCTATAAATACTATAAAAACCTTCAAACCAAAATTGGCAATATGCATTTATCACAAACCAGAGCACTTTTATGAGATCCCAACATTTATAAAATCTATAGTCCCAGAATATAAGATATGGCTTTTAAACAATGAATCACCAACTGATTTTTGGGGTGGTACGAAAGTGTTTTGTAAGGTATAG